In Micromonospora sp. NBC_01813, the following are encoded in one genomic region:
- a CDS encoding ABC transporter substrate-binding protein translates to MRNRIMTAALAASLLGLAACGGGDDGGSDGPVSLRMTIWSANEAHLALFDEIADAYLADNPDVAEISFDPLPFENYTTTLTTQIAGGNPPDLAWIFESSAPDFVTSGALAPLDDVVTDADDLVDSATALWRDGDTLYAYPFSTSPFGVFVNRDLITEAGQPDPAAQLAAGEWTWDNAVGTAAAVNSATDRAGLVIRDFDYQGWDYLSTLWTGWGAQAWSDDGRECGFADPAMVDAMTFLHQAVFTAGALPGPGTTADFFAGEAAMTITQISRASLLTDDAFDWDLLPLPAGPVGEYAVIGQGGVAVLQRGPNAEAAADFLGYLTNPENSAKLAQFFPPPRQSLLTADTLAQTNPLLTPEQLQQVVIDGIANGVVKPSHTDSAEISQAVRAALDPLWQADADVPGVLAGVCTAIEPLLAG, encoded by the coding sequence ATGAGAAATCGGATCATGACCGCGGCGTTGGCCGCCAGCCTGCTCGGCCTGGCCGCCTGCGGCGGCGGGGACGACGGCGGCTCCGACGGGCCGGTGTCGCTACGGATGACGATCTGGTCGGCGAACGAGGCGCACCTGGCCCTGTTCGACGAGATCGCCGACGCCTACCTCGCCGACAACCCGGACGTCGCCGAGATCAGCTTCGACCCGTTGCCGTTCGAGAACTACACCACCACGCTGACCACCCAGATCGCCGGCGGCAACCCGCCGGACCTGGCATGGATCTTCGAAAGCTCGGCACCGGACTTCGTCACCTCCGGTGCGCTCGCCCCCCTCGACGACGTGGTCACCGACGCCGACGACCTGGTCGACTCGGCCACCGCGCTGTGGCGCGACGGCGACACCCTCTACGCGTACCCGTTCTCGACGTCGCCGTTCGGTGTCTTCGTCAACCGCGACCTGATCACCGAGGCCGGCCAGCCCGACCCGGCCGCGCAGCTCGCGGCGGGCGAGTGGACCTGGGACAACGCGGTCGGCACCGCCGCCGCGGTCAACTCCGCCACCGACCGGGCCGGCCTGGTCATCCGGGACTTCGACTACCAGGGCTGGGACTACCTGTCCACCTTGTGGACCGGCTGGGGCGCCCAGGCGTGGAGCGACGACGGGCGCGAATGCGGCTTCGCCGACCCGGCGATGGTCGACGCGATGACCTTCCTGCACCAGGCGGTCTTCACCGCCGGCGCACTGCCCGGACCGGGCACCACCGCGGACTTCTTCGCCGGGGAGGCCGCGATGACGATCACCCAGATCTCCCGTGCCTCGCTGCTGACCGACGACGCGTTCGACTGGGACCTGCTGCCGTTGCCCGCCGGGCCGGTCGGCGAGTACGCGGTGATCGGCCAGGGCGGCGTCGCGGTGCTGCAACGCGGCCCGAACGCCGAGGCCGCCGCCGACTTCCTGGGCTACCTCACCAACCCGGAGAACTCCGCCAAACTGGCCCAGTTCTTCCCACCGCCACGGCAGTCGCTGCTGACCGCCGACACCCTGGCGCAGACCAACCCGCTGCTCACCCCGGAACAGCTGCAGCAGGTCGTCATCGACGGCATCGCCAATGGCGTCGTCAAGCCCAGCCACACCGACAGCGCCGAGATCAGCCAGGCGGTGCGGGCCGCACTCGACCCGCTGTGGCAGGCCGACGCGGACGTGCCCGGCGTACTCGCCGGGGTCTGCACGGCGATCGAGCCGCTGCTGGCCGGGTGA
- a CDS encoding carbohydrate ABC transporter permease, whose product MSSSLSPRAKLGLYGVLLVLAVPFVFPTWWMVTSSVKPISQIFAFPPTLWPTDVSFAAYRDVFTLQPFAQQYWNSAYIAAVVTVGTLAVSSLAGYAFARIRFRGQNGLFLLVLLGLLIPSEVTIVPLFQMFNHLGLIDTHWPLILVPIFGAPSVLATFIMRQFFLALPGELEEAARVDGLGRFATFWRIALPLARPALGAVAIFTFLHSWNLYLEPIVFLSTPEKFTLPQALTQFVDAYGGPMWNVQLSAASLTAIPVLIVFVIAQRQFIEGLAHTGLKG is encoded by the coding sequence ATGAGCAGTAGCCTCTCGCCACGGGCGAAGCTCGGGCTGTACGGCGTACTGCTGGTCCTCGCCGTGCCGTTCGTCTTTCCGACCTGGTGGATGGTCACCTCGTCGGTGAAGCCGATCAGCCAGATCTTCGCGTTCCCGCCGACGCTGTGGCCGACCGACGTCAGCTTCGCCGCGTACCGCGACGTGTTCACCCTGCAGCCGTTCGCCCAGCAGTACTGGAACAGTGCGTACATCGCCGCCGTGGTCACCGTCGGCACCCTGGCGGTGTCGTCACTGGCCGGCTACGCCTTCGCCCGGATCCGGTTCCGGGGCCAGAACGGGCTGTTCCTGCTGGTGCTGCTCGGCCTGCTGATCCCCAGCGAGGTGACGATCGTCCCGCTGTTCCAGATGTTCAACCACCTGGGCCTGATCGACACCCACTGGCCGCTGATCCTGGTGCCGATCTTCGGTGCGCCGAGTGTGCTGGCCACCTTCATCATGCGGCAGTTCTTCCTGGCCCTGCCCGGGGAGCTGGAGGAAGCGGCCCGGGTCGACGGGCTCGGCCGGTTCGCCACCTTCTGGCGGATCGCGCTGCCGTTGGCCCGCCCGGCGCTGGGCGCGGTGGCGATCTTCACCTTCCTGCACAGCTGGAACCTCTATCTGGAGCCGATCGTCTTCCTGTCCACTCCGGAGAAGTTCACCCTGCCGCAGGCGTTGACCCAGTTCGTCGACGCGTACGGCGGCCCGATGTGGAACGTGCAGCTGTCGGCGGCGTCGCTGACCGCGATCCCGGTGCTGATCGTCTTCGTGATCGCCCAGCGGCAGTTCATCGAGGGCCTGGCGCACACCGGTCTCAAGGGGTGA
- a CDS encoding carbohydrate ABC transporter permease — MPARSVAVARPGWWTTRRRDQAAGYLFITPQLIGTALFVLLPLGLVGWYSLHEWNVLAGTFEFTGADNYRQVADDPGLPGVLRATALFSVGLVVLNLALALLLAVLLNQKLRGTVVFRTLFFSPVVVSLVAWTIVWRFLLQDNGGVNGVLGAVGVDGPNWLRGEATAMISVIVVQVVKNVGLNMVLFLAALQGVPGELYEAARVDGASRWTQFRRITVPLISPTILLTSIITVVGSLQVFAQIAVLTQGGPGNSTTVLVYYLYQQAFQFHHFGYGATLSVLLFGIVLALTVAQWQMRRRWVFHEQ, encoded by the coding sequence ATGCCGGCCCGGTCGGTGGCGGTGGCCCGGCCCGGCTGGTGGACCACCCGCCGCCGGGACCAGGCGGCCGGCTACCTGTTCATCACCCCGCAGCTGATCGGCACCGCGCTGTTCGTGCTGCTGCCGCTGGGCCTGGTCGGCTGGTACAGCCTGCACGAGTGGAACGTGCTGGCCGGCACGTTCGAGTTCACCGGCGCGGACAACTACCGGCAGGTCGCCGACGACCCAGGCCTCCCGGGCGTACTGCGGGCCACCGCACTGTTCTCCGTCGGCCTGGTGGTGCTCAACCTCGCCCTGGCGCTGCTGCTGGCGGTGCTGCTCAACCAGAAACTGCGCGGCACCGTCGTGTTCCGGACGCTGTTCTTCTCTCCGGTCGTCGTGTCACTGGTCGCCTGGACCATCGTCTGGCGGTTCCTGCTGCAGGACAACGGCGGCGTCAACGGGGTCCTCGGCGCCGTCGGCGTGGACGGGCCGAACTGGCTGCGCGGCGAGGCGACCGCCATGATCTCGGTGATCGTGGTGCAGGTGGTCAAGAACGTCGGCCTCAACATGGTGCTGTTCCTGGCCGCGCTGCAGGGGGTGCCGGGTGAGCTGTACGAGGCCGCCCGGGTCGACGGGGCCAGCCGCTGGACCCAGTTCCGGCGGATCACCGTGCCACTGATCAGCCCGACCATCCTGCTCACCTCGATCATCACGGTGGTCGGGTCGTTGCAGGTGTTCGCGCAGATCGCGGTGCTCACCCAGGGCGGGCCGGGCAACTCGACCACGGTGCTCGTCTACTACCTCTACCAGCAGGCGTTCCAGTTCCACCACTTCGGCTACGGGGCGACCCTGTCGGTGCTGCTGTTCGGCATCGTCCTGGCGTTGACCGTGGCGCAGTGGCAGATGCGCAGGAGGTGGGTCTTCCATGAGCAGTAG